The proteins below come from a single Holdemania massiliensis genomic window:
- a CDS encoding sensor histidine kinase — protein sequence MRNKEIVVFYAGCLGLCLPFFLIAGAASTEMLVLCVSEALMLLCAFGLFTAWRYHRLRQLNDQMRKVREGRYQMNPQDYEEGELSILHSEIYKVTVQLRESAEQLQVQQQLLSDSLSDISHQLKTPLTSMMMMVDLMQQPQMEQAQRQEFLRLIAAQLTRMRWLIQSLLKMAKLEARAVQFMPQPTTVRSLINRSLSQAEAEMVRYGVETVLDCPADFTLTLDENWTAEALGNILRNCAEHAQQGQVRITCMHNALVDEIVIEDNGEGIDPADLPHLFERFYRGRNAKPDSVGIGLAMSYQIITAQSGTLQVFSQPGRGSRFVIRFVHQIV from the coding sequence ATGCGAAATAAAGAAATCGTTGTGTTTTATGCAGGCTGTCTCGGGTTGTGCCTGCCCTTTTTTCTGATCGCCGGCGCGGCTTCCACTGAAATGCTTGTGCTGTGCGTCAGCGAAGCGCTGATGCTGCTGTGTGCGTTTGGGCTGTTTACCGCCTGGCGATATCATCGGCTGCGGCAGCTGAATGATCAGATGCGCAAGGTGCGGGAAGGCCGATACCAGATGAATCCTCAGGATTATGAAGAAGGCGAACTCAGCATCCTGCACAGTGAAATTTATAAGGTTACGGTGCAGCTGAGAGAAAGTGCGGAACAGCTGCAGGTTCAGCAGCAGCTGTTATCCGATTCATTGAGCGATATTTCCCATCAGCTGAAAACGCCGCTGACCTCAATGATGATGATGGTCGATCTGATGCAGCAGCCGCAGATGGAACAGGCGCAGCGGCAGGAATTTCTGCGTTTGATAGCCGCTCAGCTGACGCGGATGCGCTGGCTGATTCAGTCTTTGTTAAAAATGGCCAAGCTGGAAGCTCGGGCCGTTCAGTTTATGCCGCAGCCTACGACGGTGCGTTCTTTAATCAATAGGTCACTTTCTCAAGCGGAGGCGGAGATGGTGCGCTATGGCGTTGAAACGGTACTGGATTGTCCTGCGGATTTCACGCTGACATTGGATGAAAACTGGACGGCTGAAGCCTTGGGGAATATCCTGCGCAACTGTGCTGAACATGCCCAGCAAGGTCAGGTGCGGATCACGTGCATGCACAACGCCCTCGTTGATGAAATTGTAATTGAGGATAATGGCGAAGGCATTGATCCTGCCGACCTGCCGCATTTATTTGAACGGTTTTACCGTGGCAGAAACGCGAAGCCGGACAGCGTGGGTATCGGCCTAGCGATGTCCTATCAAATCATTACAGCACAATCGGGGACGCTGCAGGTGTTCAGTCAGCCGGGAAGGGGATCGCGGTTTGTCATTCGTTTTGTGCATCAGATTGTCTGA
- a CDS encoding ABC transporter ATP-binding protein, producing MEILNVRDCSRIYGSGALQVKALDHVSFTVNKGEFVAIVGPSGSGKSTLMHLLGGVDRPSQGQIIVDGTEITALKEEKLAVFRRRQVGLIYQFYNLIPVLTVEENITLPLLLDGRKVDKETVDELLKQLGLTKQRQLLPNQLSGGQQQRVSIGRALIHHPAILLADEPTGNLDSRNTQEIMTLLRFSNKQRNQTCIVITHDENIALQADRIITIEDGQIVSDEVLRK from the coding sequence ATGGAAATTTTAAATGTCCGTGACTGCAGCCGGATCTACGGCAGCGGCGCGCTGCAGGTCAAAGCTCTGGATCATGTCAGTTTCACAGTCAATAAGGGGGAGTTCGTAGCGATTGTCGGGCCTTCCGGCTCCGGGAAGTCCACGCTGATGCATCTTTTAGGCGGCGTTGACCGTCCCAGCCAAGGTCAGATTATCGTTGATGGAACGGAAATCACAGCATTGAAGGAAGAGAAGCTTGCGGTCTTCCGCCGCCGTCAGGTTGGGCTCATTTATCAGTTTTATAATCTGATTCCCGTTTTGACAGTGGAGGAAAACATTACGCTGCCCTTGCTTCTGGATGGCCGGAAAGTCGATAAGGAAACCGTCGATGAACTGCTCAAGCAGCTGGGATTGACGAAGCAGCGGCAGCTGCTGCCGAATCAGTTATCCGGCGGTCAGCAGCAGCGCGTATCTATCGGCCGTGCGCTGATTCATCATCCCGCGATTCTGCTGGCGGATGAACCGACTGGAAATCTGGACAGCCGCAATACTCAGGAAATTATGACGCTGCTGCGCTTTTCCAATAAACAACGCAATCAAACCTGCATTGTGATCACGCATGATGAAAATATCGCACTGCAGGCAGATCGGATCATCACGATTGAAGATGGGCAGATCGTTTCCGATGAGGTGCTGCGAAAATGA
- a CDS encoding GNAT family N-acetyltransferase, with amino-acid sequence MITFQSAQEDEIELIYQLYRRCANTSRGSWDDEYPTLEFVKQDYAQQGLMTLKNERNEIIAAGAITSAEELKDLPRSTELHQPLELSRLGVDPKYQRQGYGRLLLHNLIEEVRRRHADGIQLLAASANIPALSLYRHTGFEEKGSFLMYGIDFILLEKRF; translated from the coding sequence TTGATTACTTTTCAATCCGCGCAAGAAGATGAAATTGAACTGATTTACCAGCTTTATCGACGCTGTGCCAATACGAGCCGAGGCAGTTGGGATGACGAATATCCTACTTTGGAGTTTGTGAAACAGGATTATGCGCAGCAGGGATTAATGACACTGAAAAATGAACGCAATGAAATCATCGCGGCAGGAGCGATTACCTCAGCGGAAGAACTGAAGGATCTGCCGCGCAGTACGGAGCTGCATCAGCCGTTGGAATTAAGCCGGCTTGGCGTTGATCCGAAGTATCAGAGACAGGGGTATGGCAGACTTTTGCTGCATAATTTAATCGAAGAAGTACGCCGGCGCCATGCGGATGGAATTCAGTTGTTGGCGGCCAGTGCGAATATCCCGGCTTTATCCTTATACCGCCACACCGGCTTTGAAGAAAAAGGAAGCTTTTTGATGTATGGGATCGATTTTATTCTGCTGGAGAAACGATTTTGA
- a CDS encoding response regulator transcription factor, translating into MNKICCVEDDNAILTALQYTLSQEGYQVMTAMTKAQGLELIEQENFDLVLLDVTLPDGSGYEICKRMREDSRLKEIPVIFLTACDDEVNIVMGLDLGADDYITKPFRVRELISRMNSVLRRSGKKQAETTINYQNLSINTIAARVFKNNQEIFLTGMEYRLLLILATHRNQVMTRDQLFEAIWDLGGEYVNDNTLTVYIKRLREKLEEDPTRPQLIRTIRGLGYKMGE; encoded by the coding sequence ATGAATAAAATATGCTGCGTAGAAGATGACAATGCGATTTTAACCGCGCTGCAATACACGCTGAGTCAGGAAGGCTATCAGGTCATGACAGCGATGACCAAAGCTCAGGGGTTGGAACTGATCGAACAGGAAAACTTTGATCTTGTCTTGTTGGATGTAACGCTGCCGGATGGCAGCGGTTATGAGATCTGCAAGCGGATGCGCGAAGATTCTCGCTTAAAAGAAATTCCGGTTATTTTTCTCACGGCCTGCGACGATGAAGTGAATATCGTGATGGGGCTGGATTTGGGAGCGGATGACTACATTACGAAACCCTTTCGGGTGCGCGAGCTGATTTCCCGTATGAACTCAGTTTTGCGCCGGTCTGGAAAAAAACAGGCAGAAACCACGATCAATTATCAGAATCTGAGTATCAATACCATCGCTGCCAGAGTATTTAAAAACAATCAGGAAATTTTCCTTACCGGAATGGAATATCGGCTGCTGCTGATCCTAGCTACCCACCGCAACCAGGTGATGACACGGGATCAGTTGTTTGAAGCGATTTGGGATTTAGGTGGGGAATATGTCAATGACAATACGCTGACGGTTTATATCAAACGGCTGCGGGAAAAACTGGAAGAGGATCCGACCCGCCCGCAGCTGATTCGGACGATTCGCGGATTAGGTTATAAGATGGGGGAGTAA